The following proteins are co-located in the Solea solea chromosome 21, fSolSol10.1, whole genome shotgun sequence genome:
- the aarsd1 gene encoding alanyl-tRNA editing protein Aarsd1 gives MAFQCQRDCYMKQFVTSVVSCCPAELKQEVGTKKETVKGFNVKLQDTILFPEGGGQPDDHGLIGDVPVLRVTRQGPDAVHFVTSPVEVGQEVQVKVDWERRFDHMQQHSGQHLITALADSMFGYKTTSWDLGRQRSTIELDTPCLKPAQLQALEEAINEKIRAQVPVTVQLLSIDDPAVEKVRSRGLPDDHAGPIRIIDIEGVDANMCCGTHVSNLSHLQAIKLLGSEKGKKNKTNLIFLAGNRVLKYAERSYSTERSLVSLLKTGPDEHVEAVDKLQKSVKLLQKTNLTLLRDMAVLIAQNFNNNPERGNFFTLHKKEGDNEFMNIIANELNTEETVVFLTVGEDKGPGLFLLAGPSGPVTEMGPRVLEMLQGKGAGKNGRFQGKANSLARRAEVEAFLQQHGKHHTSEEE, from the exons ATGGCGTTTCAGTGTCAGCGAGACTGTTATATGAAGCAG TTTGTGACGTCTGTCGTGTCCTGCTGCCCCGCTGAGTTAAAGCAAGAAGTTggcacaaagaaagaaactgtCAAGGGTTTCAATGTCAAGCTGCAGGACACCATCTTGTTTCCTGAGGGAGGCGGACAA CCCGATGACCACGGGCTGATCGGCGACGTCCCCGTCCTCAGGGTGACGCGGCAGGGACCGGACGCGGTACACTTTGTGACTTCACCCGTGGAGGTGGGTCAGGAGGTGCAGGTGAAGGTGGACTGGGAGAGACGCTTTGACCACATGCAGCAGCACTCGG GTCAGCATTTGATCACGGCACTGGCAGATTCAATGTTTGGATACAAGACCACATCCTG GGACCTAGGACGTCAGAGAAGCACCATTGAGCTGGACACTCCCTGCCTGAAGCCTGCACAGCTCCAAGCTCTGGAGGAAGCCATTAACGAGAAGATCAGAGCTCAAGTCCCCGTCACTGTTCAGCTTCTCTCCATTGACGACCCTGCTGTGGAAAAG GTGAGGAGTCGAGGGCTGCCAGACGATCACGCCGGACCAATCCGCATCATCGATATCGAGGGCGTCGATGCCAACATGTGCTGTGGAACTCATGTTTCTAATCTCAGTCACTTACAG GCAATAAAGCTCTTGGGATCCgagaagggaaagaaaaacaaaaccaacctGATCTTCCTGGCGGGAAACAGGGTTCTGAAGTACGCGGAGCGAAGCTACAGCACAGAGCGCTCGCTTGTGTCTCTTCTCAA AACTGGACCTGATGAGCATGTGGAGGCTGTCGACAAGCTGCAGAAATCTGTGAAGCTGCTACAGAAA ACAAACCTCACTCTGCTGCGAGACATGGCCGTGCTCATCGCTCAGAATTTTAACAACAACCCAGAGAGAGGAAACTTCTTCACTTTACACAA AAAAGAAGGTGATAATGAGTTCATGAATATTATCGCCAAtgaattaaacactgag GAAACCGTGGTGTTCCTCACAGTTGGAGAAGACAAAGGACCTGGTTTGTTTCTGTTGGCCGGACCCAGTGGACCAGTGACTGAAATGGGACCACG GGTGCTGGAGATGCTCCAGGGGAAGGGGGCGGGGAAGAACGGACGCTTCCAGGGCAAAGCCAACAGCCTGGCGAGGAGAGCGGAGGTGGAGGCTTTTCTGCAGCAGCACGGCAAACATCACACCTCAGAGGAGGAATAA
- the ptges3l gene encoding putative protein PTGES3L, whose protein sequence is MNKPKIVRPEECQPAHAIWFDRKKYVTVNFKVQKPKDVRVDIQADKVILCCKNDTDDVFYNELHLYDKIQIHDSRERVYDRHINFLLRKMKPDCQWPRLQKDSGKPSWISVDFDNWRDWENEEDDGKEEFEKYMDMMQEMASGNKGKTPDMGDLSDSD, encoded by the exons ATGAACAAGCCCAAAATTGTCAGACCAGAGGAATG TCAGCCAGCTCATGCCATTTGGTTTGACAGGAAGAAATATGTTACCGTTAACTTCAAGGTTCAGAAACCTAAAGATGTCCGGGTTGATATTCAGGCGGACAAAGTGATCTTGTG CTGCAAAAATGACACAGATGACGTGTTTTACAATGAGCTGCACTTGTACGACAAAATCCAAATCCAT GACTCCAGGGAAAGAGTCTATGACCGCCATATTAACTTCCTGCTCAGAAAGATGAAGCCTGACTGTCAGTGGCCACGTCTACAGAAAGATTCTGGAAAG CCCAGTTGGATTTCTGTGGACTTTGATAACTGGAGAGACTGGGAGAACGAGGAAGATGACGGAAAGGAAGAGTTTGAAAAATACATGGAT ATGATGCAAGAAATGGCTTCAGGTAACAAAGGAAAGACACCAGACATGGGTGACCTCAGTGAT TCTGACTGA